CGGCGTTTGGCCGGGCTCGGTTTTCTCGGCGAAACGCACGAGGACATGCGCATGCTGGTGGGCGACCTGCAAGTCGAGGGCATCGACCGTGAGCATTGGCACGTGTGGCGCCCCGAGGGCGGCGGTTTTCTGGCGATGGCGCCGCTCGCGGGCAGCGAGGCGTTTCAGGTGCAGATCGGCATTGGGCCGAACGCGCCGCTCGATTCTGCCGAGGCGCCCACGCTGGCGAGTTTCCAGCCGCTGGTGGAGCGCTACACGGGCCGCAGCGACATCCGCCTCTCGCAGCCCACGTGGACTTCGCTGTGGCGCGCGAACGTGCGCATGGTCGAGCGTTACCGCGCCGGGCGTCTGCTCGTGGCGGGGGACGCGGCGCACGTGCACACGCCTGCCGGCGGGCAGGGCATGAACACCGGCATTCAGGACGCGTTCAATCTCGGCTGGAAGCTCGCGGCGGTCGAGCGGGGCGCGCCGGCCGCGCTGCTCGACAGCTACGAGGCCGAGCGCTTGCCGGTCGCGCGCGAGGTGCTCGATCTCTCGACGCGGCTGGTCGCCACGACGCTCTCGCCGAAAACCGAAGGCCTCGTCGCGCGCAGCGAGGACACCACGCAACTGGGCATCCGCTATCGCGAGTCGCCGCTCTCGCATGAGCGCCGCGCCGCGCCCGCAGGCGCGTTGCGCGCGGGCGATCGCGCGCCGGACGCGACCGCGCTGCTCGATCGCGCGGGCCGCTCATGGCGGCTGTTCGACCTGCTGCGCGGGCCGTACGCGACGCTGCTGGCGTTTGGCGCGGGCTGGGAGGCGCTGCTCGACGCCGGGCTTGCGGCAGCCAGCGGGAGCGCGGGGGGCGTACACGCGCTGCGCGTGCTGGCGGCGGGCGAGTCGACCGAGGAAGGCGGGCTGCGCACGCTCGTGGATTCGCGCGGCCATGCGGGCGCGGCCTGGCTGGCGCGCAAGGGCGAGGGCGAGGGCGCGCTGTTCGCCATCCGCCCGGATGGCGTGATCGGTTTTGCCACCGACCACCGCCGCGACGCCGAAGCGTTGATCACGTGGTTACGCCAGGCCGGTTTGGCGCACTAACGCCCGGAAACGTGCCGCCAAGAAAAAAGCCCGCGAGAACGCGGGCTTTTTCATCGGCAAGCGACAACTAAAAATTTAGCCTTCGAGCACCGGATTGCGCGTGCGCAGATACTCGCCGAACTCGCCCGCCACTTCCGGGTGGCGCAGCGCGAATTCCACGGTCGCCTTGAGGTAACCGAGCTTGCTGCCGCAGTCGAAACGCGTGCCGTGATACTTGTAGGCGAGCACCTGCTCGTCGGCGAGCAGCGACTGGATCGCGTCCGTGAGTTGCAGTTCGCCGCCCGCGCCGGGCTTGATCGAACGCAGGTGATCGAAAATGCGCGGCTTGAGCACGTAACGGCCCACCACACCGAGATTCGACGGCGCGACTTCAGGTGCCGGCTTTTCGACGATGCCCGAGAGCTTGACGATCGAGTCTTCCCATTCCTTGCCGTCGACGATGCCGTACGAGCGCGTTTCCGAGGGCGGGATTTCTTCCACGCCGAGCACCGAGCTGTGATAGTGGTCGAACACCTCGACCATCTGCTGCATGACGGGCGGCGTGCCGTAGAGCAAGTCGTCCGCGAGAATCACGGCGAACGGGTTGTCGCCCACGAGCTTTTCCGCGCACAGCACGGCGTGACCCAGACCGAGCGCTTCGGGCTGGCGCACGTAGAAGCAGTCCACGTTGTTCGGCTTGATGTTGCGCACCAGTTCGAGCAGCTTGGCCTTGCCGCGCGCTTCCAGTTCGGCTTCGATCTCGTACGACTTGTCGAAATGGTCCTCGATCGCGCGCTTGCTGCGGCCCGTCACGAAGATCATTTCGGTGATGCCAGCGGCCACGGCTTCTTCGACGGCGTACTGGATCAGCGGCTTGTCGACGACAGGCAGCATTTCCTTCGGGCTCGCTTTCGTGGCCGGAAGGAAGCGCGTGCCGAGACCCGCCACCGGAAATACCGCTTTTGTCACTTTTAGCATGTCTTTAGTCCCTGTCCTGGTGCTTACGTGACGCCGCTCTCACGGCGCCACACGCTACAGCCTCATTTACCGAATGGCGTCTTCAGGCCGGCAGCCGCGCGAGTTGCGCGGTCAGCTTCTCCAGCGTCGCCTGGTATTCTGCCAGTCTTTTCTGCTCTTGCTCAACGACTGCGGGCGGTGCCTTGGCGACGAAGCTCTCGTTGCCCAGCTTCGCATTGCACTTCGTCACCTCGTTGCCGAGTCGTGCGATTTCCCTGGACAGGCGCTCGCGTTCGGCGGCAACGTCGATTTCCACCTTGAGCACGAGCTTGTCCGTACCCACGATAGCAACTGGCGCGCCCGCCGACGCGGCGTCGAGCGTGGCTTCGTCGGCGATGATCTGCACTTCCGAAAGTCGCGCCAGCGCCTGCGCATACGGCGCGAAGCTCGCGAGACGTTCGGCGTTGCCCGTGACCAGCAGCGGCACCTTGGTCGCGGGCGACAGGTTCATTTCGCCACGCAGGTTGCGGCACGCGTCGATCACGGCCTTCAGGTCGGCGGCCCATTGCTCCGCGGACTCGTCGATCTTCTTCTGCTCGGCCTGCGGATAACGCTGCGTCATGATCGACGCTTCGCCTTCCGCCTTGTCTGCCGGGTACGCGTCGGTGAGCGGCGCGACCTTCTGCCAGAGCGCTTCGGTGATGAACGGAATCACCGGATGCGCGAGTCGCAGCACCGTTTCCAGCACGCGCAGCAGCGTGCGGCGCGTCGCGCGTTGCTGTTCGGGCGTACCCGTCTGGATCT
The Paraburkholderia acidisoli genome window above contains:
- a CDS encoding FAD-dependent monooxygenase, translating into MSVVLIVGAGPTGLTLACELAVRGVAFRLIDAAAGPFAGSRAKGVQPRTLEVFDRLGCVEEIVAGGLIGLPFRQHGANGEFRDVPRPVPESRPDVPWPAPVLIPQWRTEAALRARLEALGGEVEYGTALVDAAENGHVVRARLRRADTIDEIEATWLVGCDGGRSTVRRLAGLGFLGETHEDMRMLVGDLQVEGIDREHWHVWRPEGGGFLAMAPLAGSEAFQVQIGIGPNAPLDSAEAPTLASFQPLVERYTGRSDIRLSQPTWTSLWRANVRMVERYRAGRLLVAGDAAHVHTPAGGQGMNTGIQDAFNLGWKLAAVERGAPAALLDSYEAERLPVAREVLDLSTRLVATTLSPKTEGLVARSEDTTQLGIRYRESPLSHERRAAPAGALRAGDRAPDATALLDRAGRSWRLFDLLRGPYATLLAFGAGWEALLDAGLAAASGSAGGVHALRVLAAGESTEEGGLRTLVDSRGHAGAAWLARKGEGEGALFAIRPDGVIGFATDHRRDAEALITWLRQAGLAH
- the galU gene encoding UTP--glucose-1-phosphate uridylyltransferase GalU; the protein is MLKVTKAVFPVAGLGTRFLPATKASPKEMLPVVDKPLIQYAVEEAVAAGITEMIFVTGRSKRAIEDHFDKSYEIEAELEARGKAKLLELVRNIKPNNVDCFYVRQPEALGLGHAVLCAEKLVGDNPFAVILADDLLYGTPPVMQQMVEVFDHYHSSVLGVEEIPPSETRSYGIVDGKEWEDSIVKLSGIVEKPAPEVAPSNLGVVGRYVLKPRIFDHLRSIKPGAGGELQLTDAIQSLLADEQVLAYKYHGTRFDCGSKLGYLKATVEFALRHPEVAGEFGEYLRTRNPVLEG